From Nitrospirota bacterium, a single genomic window includes:
- a CDS encoding diguanylate cyclase, translating to MTQKLRIAVISKDRDFSSQLGLWLEGKGFQPILLHELGSVLGIIYGDPPDVVIADLRHGGSEIQDLIRDFKGDSYFSMLPVIGIFEENADETFTWSDCPLDDFITHPFNHSVFFSRINLSLQRIERVLDNNPLTKLPGNTSIQNAIEKALGRDLAVCYIDINNFKPYNDTYGFSHGDEVLRMVARIMANCVRDAGPGGFSGHVGGDDFVFIVTLEKAESVCQTILDHFRIIVSDLFGEEEKARGSYRASDRQGNEQNIPLLGIAIAVIPMNTPKMTHFGKVAEVSAEMKKFAKKSGESCYVVDRRKT from the coding sequence GTGACACAAAAACTTAGGATAGCGGTCATATCAAAGGACCGTGACTTTTCCTCCCAGCTCGGGCTTTGGCTCGAGGGCAAGGGATTTCAGCCAATTCTGCTGCATGAACTCGGCAGCGTACTCGGCATCATCTATGGTGATCCGCCGGACGTTGTGATTGCTGATCTTCGCCATGGTGGAAGCGAAATACAGGATCTCATACGGGATTTTAAAGGCGACAGTTATTTCAGTATGCTTCCCGTCATCGGCATATTTGAAGAAAATGCTGATGAGACTTTTACCTGGTCGGACTGTCCTCTGGATGATTTTATCACGCACCCGTTTAACCATAGTGTATTTTTCAGCCGCATCAACCTTTCTCTTCAACGTATAGAACGGGTCCTTGATAACAACCCTCTCACCAAACTTCCCGGTAATACTTCCATACAAAATGCGATCGAAAAGGCGCTTGGCAGAGATCTGGCTGTCTGCTATATCGATATCAATAACTTTAAACCCTACAATGACACCTATGGATTTTCCCACGGTGATGAAGTGCTGCGGATGGTTGCCCGTATCATGGCGAATTGCGTGAGAGATGCAGGGCCAGGTGGTTTTTCTGGCCACGTCGGGGGCGATGATTTTGTTTTCATCGTAACCCTCGAAAAAGCGGAATCAGTATGCCAGACTATCCTCGACCACTTTAGAATAATTGTCTCCGACCTCTTCGGCGAAGAAGAAAAGGCAAGAGGCTCTTACCGGGCAAGTGACCGGCAGGGGAATGAACAGAATATCCCTCTCCTTGGAATTGCCATAGCGGTTATCCCGATGAATACTCCGAAAATGACCCACTTTGGAAAAGTAGCTGAGGTTTCGGCTGAGATGAAAAAATTCGCCAAGAAATCAGGTGAGAGTTGTTATGTTGTGGACAGAAGAAAGACTTAG
- the rnr gene encoding ribonuclease R: MLTKETILAFFRGKTSRPLLFKDIAHRMGLSKPETRALKRLLRDMLRQGEIVLNRKGLYGPAEEMNLATGYFAAHRDGYGFVISEKPGERDFFIPPKGTLGAMKGDRVMVRVENWKKREARIMRILERAHAKVLGTFDITKAGSFVKPKDKSIPFDLYVAPQDRGMAKNKDMVIAEITSFPTDKRPPAARITRIVKKPEDPAGEVELIIDEFSLPRRFPKAVSDEAKLLAASLDTSVPSITAKRGQEKIAEKRRDLRDLITVTIDGERARDFDDAVSIALSDYGYKLWVHIADVGYYVPWNSTIDLEARKRGTSVYLPDRVIPMLPKELSEDLCSLRPKVDRNAFTVEMDFDRSGHRLAARFYASLINSDERMTYTSVRKVLIDKDDATRDKYGPLLKDFELMEKLCNLLRTKRFERGSLDFDLPEPEVLLDLQGSPEAIIKSERNFAHMIIEEFMIAANEAVAGHIEQLGIPCIYRIHEEPDPLKLEDVINVVKQFSRTAGRKLTVRDFSTILREIKDSPHEEIINYIVLRSLKQARYSVTNVGHFGLASTSYTHFTSPIRRYPDLVVHRLLREILTRKVISDQRKKELETVLPDIAFSSSRTERAADAAEFQVIKAMRAWFMKDRVGVVFAGKIVGVSSYGIRIRLNEFYVEGFLPISSMTNDFYQYNERTMRLYGRRTNCSFRIGQELSVRIDRVDLDEREIVFGLQT; this comes from the coding sequence ATGCTGACTAAAGAAACGATACTCGCCTTTTTCAGGGGAAAGACGTCACGCCCTCTGCTCTTTAAAGACATTGCACACCGTATGGGGCTGAGCAAGCCTGAGACCCGTGCATTAAAGAGGCTGCTCAGGGACATGCTCAGGCAGGGCGAGATCGTCCTGAACCGGAAAGGCCTGTACGGCCCGGCTGAAGAGATGAATCTTGCCACAGGGTACTTTGCAGCCCACCGTGACGGGTACGGCTTTGTGATTTCTGAAAAACCGGGGGAGCGGGATTTCTTCATCCCGCCGAAGGGTACGCTTGGCGCCATGAAAGGTGACCGTGTCATGGTGCGGGTCGAAAACTGGAAAAAGCGCGAAGCACGCATCATGAGGATTCTTGAGCGGGCCCATGCCAAGGTGCTCGGCACCTTTGATATCACAAAGGCAGGCTCTTTTGTAAAACCAAAAGACAAATCCATTCCCTTTGACCTTTATGTTGCTCCACAGGACAGGGGTATGGCAAAGAACAAAGACATGGTGATCGCAGAGATCACTTCCTTTCCTACTGATAAAAGACCTCCTGCAGCCAGGATCACAAGGATCGTAAAAAAGCCGGAGGACCCTGCAGGAGAGGTTGAACTGATTATCGATGAGTTCAGTCTGCCGAGGAGGTTCCCCAAAGCGGTCAGTGATGAGGCAAAACTGCTCGCTGCTTCATTAGATACCTCAGTCCCTTCTATTACGGCAAAGAGGGGACAGGAAAAGATCGCAGAGAAAAGAAGAGATCTGAGAGACCTTATCACGGTCACCATAGACGGCGAACGCGCCCGGGACTTTGACGATGCCGTCTCCATAGCGCTCTCTGACTATGGGTACAAACTCTGGGTACATATCGCCGATGTGGGCTATTACGTGCCATGGAACTCGACCATTGACCTTGAGGCGCGAAAACGCGGCACCAGCGTGTACCTGCCGGACCGGGTGATACCGATGCTGCCGAAAGAACTTTCAGAGGACCTCTGCAGTCTCAGGCCAAAGGTGGACCGGAATGCCTTTACCGTTGAGATGGACTTTGATCGTTCCGGGCATCGTCTGGCTGCGCGCTTCTATGCCAGCCTGATCAACAGCGACGAGCGAATGACCTATACGTCTGTCAGGAAGGTGCTGATCGACAAGGATGATGCCACGCGTGATAAATACGGCCCCCTTCTGAAAGACTTTGAGCTCATGGAAAAGCTCTGCAATCTGCTCCGGACAAAAAGATTCGAACGGGGCAGCCTTGACTTTGATCTGCCTGAACCGGAGGTCCTGCTCGACCTTCAGGGAAGCCCTGAGGCGATCATAAAATCAGAACGCAACTTCGCCCATATGATCATTGAAGAGTTCATGATTGCTGCCAACGAGGCGGTTGCCGGACATATCGAACAGCTCGGTATTCCCTGCATCTACCGTATCCATGAGGAGCCTGACCCGCTGAAACTTGAGGACGTCATCAACGTAGTAAAACAGTTTTCAAGGACTGCAGGCAGGAAGTTAACGGTCAGGGATTTCTCGACGATCCTCAGGGAAATAAAGGACTCGCCCCACGAAGAGATCATCAATTACATTGTCCTCCGGAGCCTTAAACAGGCCCGCTATTCGGTCACCAATGTCGGACACTTCGGCCTTGCCTCAACGTCATACACGCATTTCACTTCGCCGATCCGGCGCTATCCTGACCTTGTCGTACACAGGCTCCTGCGCGAGATCCTGACAAGGAAGGTCATATCCGATCAACGGAAAAAAGAACTCGAAACGGTGCTTCCCGATATTGCCTTCAGTTCATCGCGCACGGAAAGGGCGGCTGATGCTGCCGAATTTCAGGTGATCAAGGCAATGAGGGCATGGTTTATGAAAGACAGGGTCGGAGTTGTCTTTGCCGGAAAGATCGTCGGCGTCTCGTCCTATGGCATCAGGATACGTCTGAACGAATTCTATGTTGAGGGATTTCTTCCTATCTCTTCCATGACCAATGATTTTTACCAATACAATGAACGGACCATGAGACTGTATGGCAGACGTACGAACTGCTCATTCAGAATAGGCCAGGAACTTTCTGTGAGAATCGACCGGGTAGACCTCGATGAACGGGAGATCGTTTTCGGCCTGCAGACCTAA
- a CDS encoding YihY family inner membrane protein: protein MATIGEKIDGFFIQKLWKTDAPLAGKARSLEIKASRLIYIAIKGFSEEQLILRAMSLVYTTLLSFVPLLAVSFSVLKAFGVHTRFLIFLYYFLEPLGDNGVELSMKIIGFVENVKIGVLGSIGLSALMYTVISTVQKIESALNYIWNIKGTRGLSQRFSNYMSVLLVGPVLIFSALGITTSLMSSTIMKKIMAIQMLGPVIYMISRLAPYLFISAAFTVIYMLLPNTRVRFRSALAGGIAAGILWQTIGWIFTSFIASSAQYSAIYSGFATLILFLIWLYWNFLTLLIGARVSFYMQHPQQFDPGRKVMTLSDRLKEKLALAIMFLVGQSFLGNHQHWHIASLTQKLGMPLEFVHEVLTILQERGLLVPTSSEPSAYLPAKDLETITLHEIISAIRISGEDADAASRLHASIPEIDELIKHIEDAITLSLDRQTLKDLVLAADKQTG, encoded by the coding sequence ATGGCAACTATCGGCGAAAAGATAGATGGTTTCTTCATCCAGAAGCTTTGGAAAACAGATGCCCCCTTGGCCGGCAAGGCAAGGTCTCTTGAGATCAAGGCATCCCGGCTCATCTACATCGCCATCAAGGGTTTTTCAGAAGAGCAGCTAATCCTCAGAGCGATGAGTCTTGTTTACACAACACTCCTCTCCTTTGTTCCGCTTCTGGCAGTCAGTTTTTCCGTTCTGAAGGCTTTTGGCGTTCATACCCGCTTCCTGATTTTTCTCTATTATTTTCTTGAACCCCTTGGAGACAACGGCGTTGAACTTTCAATGAAGATCATCGGTTTTGTCGAGAATGTCAAGATCGGCGTCCTCGGCTCAATCGGTCTGTCCGCACTTATGTATACGGTCATCTCCACGGTACAGAAGATTGAGAGTGCGCTTAATTACATCTGGAACATCAAGGGTACGAGGGGATTGTCTCAGCGGTTCAGTAACTACATGAGCGTTCTTCTTGTGGGGCCAGTGCTGATCTTTTCCGCACTCGGGATAACAACATCGCTCATGAGCAGCACGATCATGAAAAAAATTATGGCTATCCAGATGCTGGGCCCTGTTATATATATGATCAGCAGGCTTGCCCCGTATCTTTTTATTTCTGCAGCCTTTACCGTGATCTATATGCTGCTTCCCAATACCAGGGTGCGGTTCAGGTCAGCCCTTGCCGGCGGCATTGCGGCGGGCATCCTCTGGCAGACCATTGGCTGGATATTCACCTCATTTATCGCATCTTCGGCCCAGTACTCGGCAATTTACTCAGGCTTTGCAACGCTCATACTCTTCCTCATCTGGCTCTACTGGAACTTCCTTACTCTGCTCATCGGAGCCAGGGTCTCATTCTACATGCAGCATCCTCAGCAGTTTGATCCGGGCCGCAAGGTCATGACCTTAAGCGATAGGCTGAAAGAAAAGCTTGCCCTTGCGATCATGTTCCTTGTGGGACAGAGTTTTCTCGGCAATCATCAACACTGGCACATTGCTTCCTTGACGCAGAAGCTTGGCATGCCGCTGGAGTTTGTGCATGAGGTGCTGACAATCCTTCAGGAAAGAGGTCTGCTTGTCCCGACAAGCAGCGAGCCGTCTGCATATCTCCCTGCGAAGGACCTGGAGACGATCACGCTGCATGAGATCATCAGTGCAATCAGAATTTCGGGTGAGGATGCGGATGCTGCCTCCCGATTACATGCGTCAATTCCCGAGATCGATGAGCTTATAAAACATATTGAAGATGCAATTACCCTTTCGCTGGACAGACAGACCCTTAAAGACCTTGTCCTGGCGGCAGATAAACAGACAGGGTAA
- a CDS encoding 6-phosphofructokinase, translating into MKRIGIITSGGDCGGLNAVIKGVAREAYALGIESVVIPNGYAGLYNLIELPEVVFLNAERVSRIEASLAGSEAGHSRVKISKIKDEKKYDRIKEGLRKFGIDALVISGGDDTGSVVVDLSSQGIPCIHVPKTMDLDLQPYSVGGDSSINRIATFTRDLKTTGLSHNRVMVVEVFGRYVGHTAFRGGIGAEADCILIPEIPVDFDVVYEHMKMTYFGRVMRSDVKAGTYIMVVAEGLKIANGEMLYDESAGVDAFGHKKLAGAGKFVRQQLEKRLKSDPEVIEFMKKTGMYAPGVYEVPEVREVTPGHLVRCGGSSAYDVVFGYKTGAAAVLLLTSGKAGVTVANVDGNQIYFKDTSEAIKRREVDITEIGLYESLGTCFGRKPEKYTYAFTEVKDKIVRHL; encoded by the coding sequence ATAAAGCGCATAGGAATCATCACAAGCGGCGGCGACTGCGGCGGCCTGAATGCGGTAATCAAGGGAGTTGCCAGAGAGGCGTATGCCCTTGGTATCGAGTCTGTTGTCATCCCTAACGGTTATGCGGGGCTCTATAACCTCATTGAGCTCCCTGAGGTGGTTTTCCTTAACGCAGAGCGTGTCAGCCGCATCGAAGCGTCTCTCGCCGGCTCTGAGGCGGGCCATTCACGGGTGAAGATCAGCAAGATAAAGGACGAAAAGAAATATGACCGCATCAAGGAAGGCCTCAGGAAGTTCGGTATTGACGCACTCGTAATAAGCGGTGGAGATGACACCGGCAGTGTTGTCGTTGACCTCTCGTCACAGGGCATACCCTGCATCCATGTGCCCAAGACTATGGACCTCGACCTTCAGCCATACAGTGTCGGCGGTGACTCGTCTATAAACAGGATTGCGACATTTACCAGGGACCTTAAGACCACCGGACTGAGTCACAACCGGGTGATGGTCGTTGAGGTCTTCGGCAGATATGTCGGCCATACTGCCTTCCGCGGCGGCATCGGAGCAGAGGCTGACTGCATACTCATCCCCGAGATTCCTGTGGATTTCGATGTGGTATATGAGCATATGAAGATGACCTATTTCGGCAGGGTCATGAGGAGCGATGTCAAGGCTGGGACCTACATAATGGTTGTGGCCGAGGGCCTGAAAATTGCGAATGGCGAAATGCTCTATGATGAATCAGCCGGCGTAGATGCATTCGGCCACAAAAAACTGGCAGGGGCAGGCAAATTCGTCAGGCAGCAGCTCGAAAAGCGGCTCAAGTCAGACCCCGAGGTGATCGAGTTCATGAAAAAGACCGGCATGTACGCGCCGGGTGTTTATGAGGTTCCCGAAGTGAGGGAAGTAACGCCTGGACATCTTGTCCGCTGCGGCGGCTCATCAGCCTATGATGTTGTCTTTGGATACAAGACAGGCGCAGCAGCAGTCTTGCTTCTGACTTCAGGCAAGGCTGGAGTGACGGTGGCTAACGTTGATGGCAACCAGATCTACTTTAAGGATACCTCTGAGGCGATCAAGCGCAGAGAGGTTGATATTACCGAGATCGGACTTTACGAAAGCCTCGGCACTTGCTTTGGCAGAAAGCCCGAGAAATACACCTACGCCTTTACGGAAGTGAAGGACAAGATCGTTCGGCATCTCTAA
- the glnE gene encoding bifunctional [glutamate--ammonia ligase]-adenylyl-L-tyrosine phosphorylase/[glutamate--ammonia-ligase] adenylyltransferase: MNEIILKEAAAATPDPERAVKNLSSFLEENPERAEELQEHIRSISLLFSYSQFLANYSTTHPEDLIAAINTMESASEREDIALALKQEFDAVGDAPQRTSLPLYMNAVRRFRLKEILKITLRDILKKADLVDIMFEMSCLADVIIEGSLHIVRQYVSSIYGTPEDEKFSVIALGKLGAEELNFSSDVDFMYVYNTEIGETSGGLNSQGIRTNRISNHEYYCKIGEELSKFLSQNTEAGFVYRVDLRLRPEGQRGAIALALRGYEMYYESWGRAWERAMLLRARPVAGDEGLGRDFMEMIRPFVYRKYLDFTAIDEISKLKTRIDATFKKTDIKRGYGGIREIEFFSQALQLIYAGREPLLRARNVLKILHRLFQKGLIGGDDYGILSGNYRYLRTLEHRLQQVNDLQTHTLPVGDAELEGLSRKMGYASKSRFTDDLEKRRTQVRTIYDSLFGARKEEPSTGHTLFDEEFSDTELKEFLSVAGLKDLGRALRNIRSIRDSTFNFQTLRGRRLLSDILPMFVDSSLKSGNPDIALNHIQSFAELLSTNESYLEVFSKNRTLIDRIVYVFSQSNYLSKMLMARPQYLEMIGWQETLRKSLGGLQAEIREALSEGGSISDAVRLIKQMEEIRIGLLFLRKKIDLIKATKGLSRTAEAVLSSSFTQCGEGQQGMAVVSFGKLGGREIAFGSDLDLIFVSGGDVQIEQTRAAEKLLRMLISYTRDGIAYSVDTRLRPAGSKGPLVSSIEAFRKYYAESAAFWEFQALLKARPVAGDMKTGCAFMQLAHEILIAHGSKVNASDIRQMRQRIMRERSKESEGYDIKLGPGGIEEIEFMVQFLQLKNCAGHKTLLVQNTLAAIRRLANAEIVIQAEAKMLQDAYLFFRTIECLLRLRGEAVLKRDEESLKSASEFMGFKDEEGLTGHLQSRRKAVRDAFDIHLPAD; encoded by the coding sequence ATGAACGAGATAATCCTTAAAGAAGCCGCGGCTGCGACGCCCGATCCCGAGAGGGCGGTTAAGAACCTTTCATCGTTTCTTGAGGAGAATCCTGAACGAGCCGAAGAGCTTCAGGAGCATATCAGAAGCATTTCCCTTCTCTTTAGCTACAGCCAGTTTCTCGCAAACTACAGCACTACGCATCCTGAAGACCTTATTGCCGCAATCAACACCATGGAGAGTGCTTCAGAAAGGGAGGATATCGCCCTGGCTCTGAAGCAGGAGTTTGATGCTGTTGGAGATGCTCCTCAGAGGACATCACTTCCTCTTTATATGAACGCTGTCCGCAGGTTCAGGCTGAAAGAAATCCTGAAAATAACGCTCAGGGACATTCTGAAAAAGGCCGATCTGGTGGATATCATGTTCGAGATGAGCTGCCTTGCAGATGTGATCATCGAAGGATCTCTGCATATCGTCAGGCAGTATGTCAGCAGCATCTATGGAACCCCTGAAGACGAGAAATTTTCGGTGATCGCGCTTGGGAAACTCGGCGCAGAAGAGCTGAACTTCAGTTCTGATGTTGATTTCATGTATGTGTATAACACAGAGATCGGCGAGACCTCAGGCGGGCTCAATAGCCAGGGCATACGCACCAACAGAATATCGAACCATGAGTATTACTGCAAGATAGGAGAAGAGCTTTCAAAATTTCTTTCCCAGAACACTGAGGCAGGGTTTGTGTACAGGGTCGATCTGAGGCTGAGGCCTGAGGGGCAGCGAGGAGCAATAGCCCTTGCCCTCAGAGGCTATGAGATGTATTACGAATCCTGGGGAAGGGCCTGGGAGCGGGCAATGCTCCTGCGCGCCCGTCCTGTTGCTGGAGATGAGGGGCTCGGCAGAGATTTCATGGAGATGATCAGACCCTTTGTGTACAGGAAATATCTCGACTTCACTGCCATTGACGAGATCAGCAAGCTCAAGACGCGCATTGATGCAACGTTCAAGAAGACGGATATCAAGAGGGGTTATGGCGGTATCAGGGAGATAGAGTTCTTCAGTCAGGCTCTTCAGCTCATCTATGCAGGACGCGAGCCGCTGCTTCGGGCAAGGAATGTACTGAAGATACTGCACCGCCTCTTTCAAAAAGGGCTTATCGGTGGGGACGACTATGGCATTCTCTCCGGCAATTACCGGTACCTCAGGACCCTTGAGCACAGGCTGCAGCAGGTAAATGACCTGCAGACACATACCCTGCCTGTTGGGGATGCAGAGCTGGAAGGGCTAAGCCGGAAGATGGGCTATGCATCAAAGAGCCGGTTTACCGATGATCTTGAAAAGAGAAGGACACAGGTGCGCACCATCTATGATTCTCTCTTTGGTGCCAGAAAAGAAGAGCCCTCAACTGGCCATACGCTTTTTGATGAAGAGTTTTCTGACACTGAACTGAAGGAGTTCCTCTCTGTCGCAGGGCTGAAAGATCTTGGCAGGGCCCTGAGGAACATCAGGTCGATCAGGGACAGCACCTTCAACTTTCAGACCCTGAGGGGAAGAAGACTCCTCTCAGATATCCTCCCCATGTTTGTTGACAGCAGCCTCAAGTCCGGCAACCCTGATATTGCGTTGAACCATATTCAGTCATTTGCCGAACTCCTCAGTACAAACGAGTCTTACCTTGAGGTCTTCAGCAAAAACAGGACACTCATTGATCGTATTGTCTATGTCTTTTCCCAGAGCAACTATCTGTCAAAGATGCTCATGGCCCGGCCCCAATATCTCGAAATGATAGGCTGGCAGGAGACCCTGCGAAAGAGCCTTGGCGGACTGCAGGCAGAGATAAGAGAGGCCCTGTCAGAAGGCGGATCAATAAGCGATGCGGTCAGACTGATAAAACAGATGGAAGAGATCAGGATTGGCCTGCTTTTCCTCAGGAAGAAGATAGATCTGATTAAAGCAACGAAAGGTCTGAGCAGGACAGCAGAGGCGGTTCTCTCCTCATCGTTTACGCAGTGCGGCGAGGGACAGCAGGGTATGGCGGTTGTGAGCTTTGGCAAACTGGGCGGCAGGGAGATCGCCTTCGGTTCTGACCTTGATCTCATCTTTGTGTCCGGGGGCGATGTTCAGATCGAACAGACAAGGGCTGCAGAAAAACTGCTTCGGATGCTTATCTCATACACACGGGATGGCATTGCATACAGCGTGGATACGAGACTGCGGCCTGCAGGCTCTAAAGGCCCTCTTGTTTCATCAATCGAGGCCTTCAGAAAATATTATGCGGAGTCAGCCGCCTTCTGGGAGTTTCAGGCGCTGCTTAAGGCACGGCCTGTTGCCGGAGATATGAAGACAGGTTGTGCGTTTATGCAACTGGCGCATGAAATACTTATTGCTCACGGCTCAAAGGTAAATGCCTCTGACATCAGACAGATGCGCCAGAGGATTATGCGCGAGCGCTCCAAAGAGTCTGAGGGTTATGATATCAAACTCGGCCCCGGCGGCATCGAAGAGATCGAGTTTATGGTCCAGTTCCTGCAGTTAAAGAACTGTGCAGGGCATAAGACTCTTCTTGTCCAGAACACGCTTGCAGCAATCCGCAGACTTGCAAATGCAGAAATTGTCATTCAGGCAGAGGCAAAGATGTTACAGGATGCCTATCTCTTCTTCCGCACCATCGAATGCCTTCTGAGATTACGGGGAGAAGCTGTGCTCAAGAGAGATGAAGAAAGCCTCAAAAGCGCTTCCGAGTTCATGGGATTTAAGGATGAAGAGGGATTAACAGGGCATCTCCAAAGCAGAAGAAAAGCCGTAAGAGATGCGTTTGACATCCATCTGCCGGCTGATTGA
- a CDS encoding ABC transporter permease translates to MKTEYAGSLFLRRFKQNKLAVTGAIIVLCLFVAAVFAPLVAPYKPNDIDRKHILMPPDIHHPLGTDDLGRDVLSRMIWGARISLAVGFVAVGIASVIGIIFGAVAGYYGGWTERIIMRFIDIMLTIPTFFLILAVIAFVEPSIWNIMIVIGLTGWMSVARLVRAEFLSVKQRDYVVAARALGASDLRIIFRHIMINSMAPVLVSAVLGIAGAVLVESALSFLGIGVQPPTPSWGNILTLGKDNIEIAWWLSVFPGLAILITVVGYNLLGEGIRDSIDPRLWESERK, encoded by the coding sequence ATGAAGACAGAGTACGCTGGCAGCCTCTTTTTGAGAAGATTTAAACAGAACAAGCTCGCTGTTACAGGCGCGATTATTGTGCTCTGCCTTTTCGTGGCAGCAGTTTTTGCTCCGCTTGTCGCACCCTATAAACCGAACGATATTGACAGGAAGCATATTCTGATGCCGCCGGATATCCACCATCCGCTTGGTACCGACGACCTCGGCAGGGACGTGTTGAGCAGAATGATATGGGGAGCGCGCATATCCCTCGCAGTGGGGTTTGTGGCAGTAGGTATCGCATCAGTTATCGGCATTATCTTCGGCGCTGTTGCAGGGTACTATGGCGGATGGACAGAGCGGATTATCATGCGCTTCATAGACATCATGCTTACCATTCCGACCTTTTTCCTTATTCTCGCCGTTATTGCCTTTGTAGAGCCGAGCATCTGGAACATCATGATCGTTATCGGGCTGACCGGATGGATGAGCGTTGCCCGTCTTGTACGTGCAGAGTTTCTTTCTGTAAAACAGCGGGACTATGTTGTTGCTGCCCGTGCTCTTGGAGCAAGCGATCTGCGCATCATCTTCAGACATATCATGATCAACAGCATGGCGCCGGTTCTGGTATCGGCAGTGCTCGGCATTGCAGGTGCAGTGCTTGTGGAATCAGCGCTCAGCTTCCTTGGCATCGGTGTTCAGCCGCCAACACCAAGCTGGGGCAATATCCTCACCCTCGGCAAGGACAATATCGAGATCGCCTGGTGGCTTTCGGTCTTCCCCGGCCTTGCTATCCTTATCACCGTTGTCGGATACAACCTCCTTGGTGAAGGCATCAGAGACTCAATCGACCCGAGATTGTGGGAGAGCGAGAGGAAATAG
- a CDS encoding ABC transporter permease has product MLKYLLKRMLEMIPTLFGITLISFFIIHLAPGKPTDALSEMNPKMTPEARERLEKLYNLDKPIIVQYGMWLKRIVKLDFGESFSMDRRPVMQKIWDTKQPLLDRRLFITFMLNLIAMIIILMIAIPIGISSATHQNTLYDKITTTTVFLGFAMPSFWLALLLMMFFGVYLDWLPISGLKSMKYASLPLWGKMLDLGRHLVLPLFVIAFGGLAGDSRYMRSSMLEVIRQDYVTVARAKGLPERTVIYRHAFRNALLPLITLVGLSVPGLIGGSVIFENIFSIPGMGQLFFNGVMTRDYSLIMAILTIGAFLTLIGNLLADIGYMLADPRIRTER; this is encoded by the coding sequence ATGCTCAAATACCTTCTAAAGCGCATGCTTGAGATGATACCGACCCTGTTCGGCATTACACTCATATCGTTTTTCATCATCCATCTTGCGCCGGGCAAGCCGACTGATGCGCTTTCGGAAATGAACCCCAAGATGACGCCTGAGGCAAGGGAACGTCTCGAAAAGCTGTACAACCTCGATAAACCGATCATTGTCCAATACGGCATGTGGCTCAAGAGGATCGTAAAGCTCGATTTTGGAGAGTCTTTTTCGATGGACAGGCGTCCGGTGATGCAGAAGATCTGGGACACCAAACAGCCCCTGCTTGACCGGAGGCTCTTTATCACCTTCATGCTGAACCTGATCGCAATGATCATCATTCTTATGATCGCCATTCCTATCGGCATTTCCTCAGCCACACACCAGAACACGCTCTATGACAAGATCACCACAACAACGGTCTTTCTCGGTTTTGCGATGCCCTCTTTCTGGCTTGCACTTCTGCTGATGATGTTCTTTGGTGTATATCTTGATTGGCTCCCCATCTCCGGCCTCAAGTCGATGAAATATGCTTCCCTACCGTTATGGGGAAAGATGCTTGATCTGGGGCGGCACCTTGTCCTGCCGCTTTTCGTTATCGCCTTCGGCGGTCTTGCGGGTGACTCGCGCTATATGCGCTCCAGCATGCTTGAAGTTATCCGTCAGGACTATGTGACGGTTGCAAGGGCCAAAGGTCTGCCTGAAAGGACGGTCATCTATAGGCATGCCTTCAGAAATGCGCTGCTTCCGCTCATCACCCTTGTCGGCCTTTCAGTGCCCGGCCTTATCGGCGGCAGCGTTATTTTCGAAAATATCTTCAGTATCCCGGGGATGGGCCAGCTGTTCTTCAACGGTGTTATGACAAGAGATTATTCCCTGATCATGGCAATACTTACGATCGGCGCCTTCCTGACGCTTATCGGGAACCTGCTTGCTGATATTGGATATATGTTGGCTGATCCCAGAATAAGGACAGAGAGATGA